AATCTCTAGACTATCTTTCAaattttattggttttgttttcacttttaggTTTTTTAATCCCTTGGCATTTATTTTCTGTGCACGGGATGAGACAGTGATcaacgtaatttttttttttagcatgtaCAACAAATGGCAACATCACTGTTTAATGAATAATCCACCATTTCCACACCACTCTGTATGGCCACCTGTGCCATGTATCAATCCTTCATATAAGGGTGGGTCTggttctgagatctctattctatGTCCTTCATCTATTTATGTTCCACTTCCATGTTGTCTTACTTAGAGCCTATTTATAATAAATGCTGATATCTGATAGGTAGTGCATATTACTTCTGTCATGCTCTTGTTCTGGATTATCTTGAGTATTAGCTCTTTGCTTTtctacataaatattaaaatagcttAAGAAGTTATTGCTGCTGTATGTGTTGTTAAACAACATGCTTCAAAACATTATGCTCTAtgcaataaatacatacaattttatccattaagaaataaataaaattttaactattaaaaaagaagtaacaaaTACACATGTACATTTACGTGCAATTTTTCATGGAACTGCATCGAATGTATACAAGGATTTAAGGGAAAATTTTTAGTTTGTGATATTTAGTCCTCCAACCACCAAACAGGAAATGTTTATTTACTTAGTTTTCGACTtactattttgttgttatttttgttgtcctTGGGATTCCCATTAATCACTTTTATATGGGATCAGTAATACATTTCCAGATTTGGTTATCGGTATTAATCTGGAATTTGATCATTTTTTAGTGGAGTGCTAATACACATTTTAGTATATCTAGTCGAGTATCCTACCAGGAGTAGAAGATTTATATAGAGGATTTTCACATgtagttctttacagaaatacATATGATGTCTTTGAGTTTATTTTCTCTGCCAGCATGTATATGTATGCTTACAAAAAATACTTATCTATTTACTTTGTAGGTGGAAAAATGCTAatcactgaaagaaaacatttttcattagGAAGAATTGCACAAAGTAGGTCTGAAGCAAATTTGATTGACATGGAAGCTGGAAAACTCTCAAAGAGTTGCAATATTACAGGTATGGGAATTTATAACTGTTGCGATTTGTCCATGTAAGTACATGAAATTCATCACCAATGACTGTTGAAGGTCTACCTCTGAAAATGCTTTGGAAGATGAAAAGAATcataaaatcttgtttttatcatagaaatagttaaaaagatgtgcaaaataaaatagcacagccaggccgggcgcggtggctcacgcctgtaatcccagtactttgggaggccgaggcgggcggatcacgaggtcaggagatcgagaccatcctggctaacacagtgaaaccccgtctctactaaaaaatacaaaaaaattagccgggcgaggtggcgggcgcctgtagtcccagctacgcgggaggctgaggcaggagaatggcgtgaaccctgggggacggagcctgaagtgagctgagatcgggccactgcactccagcctgggtgaaagagcgagactccttctcaaaaaaaaaaaaagcacagccaACAGATtatgataaatattataaaaaggaaaaatgttgtTAATAAATGAGTGTTATATGCAATAACTATAATGAATTTGGGGGTAAAAAGGCTCTCTAAAGGTTGGTCGACCTAGGAAATCTTCATGGAGCATCAAAAAATTAACCTGATCCTCAGAGGAAAAGTAAGTTTTAAGAGAGTTAGGGGTAACTGTATTAAAGAAAAGTGTGAATGTAAGAGAAatgccacctttatttttcaaaatccatCTTCTAAATTTTAGCGTATAacacttaaaaacatttcaatCAAGATAATGTTTCTACGtatattaaacaaaagaaattctgacagtgtgcttgaattattttttcaatagaACTTCTGAAAATTTGGTCGGCTATTATGCCTGTTGCTAAAAGCAGCACTAGCTTCACAAAGTCTACACAGAGtctttataattatttactaAGAAATGACCAAGTATGAGTtgctctacacacacaaaaaatggctTCAGCGTTGTGAGATATCTAGAAATTCTTAtaatagaaatgtaaatattttaatgttacaaATTCTTAAGACACTTACTTTCCAAAGTAATAATGCTTCACTTTCTAGTGGTAAAATTATTATTTGCCATTGCAAGCTTGAGTGCAATGAATTCCTTTGATCAATAAAACCAATGGTGgtctaaattttctttctttttttcttttccaataggTAACTCTTTTTAATAACACATGCTGTCTATAAGCTTAATTTCTCCAGAAACACTATCATTTCAATAGGTAACTCTTTTTAATAACACATGCTATCTGTATGCGTGTCACAAAATTTCTCCagcttttttcaatttttgccaaaatattctgtttttagaACTCATTTAgaataaaggaataaacaaaaagagaatgtGTCACGTCTAACAGGTCACAAAATAGATGCAAAACTAATGCgcattgaaaatgagaaaaagaataaaatacacttaaaagCTAGACTGAGTGGCAAATACAAATAAAGTACAGCAAATAAAGCTGGCAAAAACACCAACACCCTAAAGTTTTGGAATGTTTTCCGGTGTTAAAAAAGGCAGCTATCCAcattcattattttagagtggtTTCAGTCATCTCTGGTTGTTACATGGTGATTTGTCGTttctatgtttgttggctgtggaTTTACTGCCCAGACTCATGGTGGTCTAAATTTTCAATGTTAATTTTATGAATTCCTTTTCCTGAAGAATGTTAATGTTATTAACATTTTTCAATACAAAGTTATAGAATTATCTAATAAATTAATGACTTTCTAATTTAgcatattgttttaaatattatttcaaatgttAACAGATGTAGTTGGTATTTTCTACATATTCAATATTATCTGAAAAGgagaatattaaattaatattctgAATGTAATGAGACCAACAATTCAATGTTTAGAAAAATATGGATAATTGAATAACTGATTTATTCTATTTGACCAGAAATTTGCTTTTGTAAGCatgatacataaaataataataaagcacaaGCACATGCTAGTCTGAGTCATTTTcaagaaatatgttaaatatattattatagcatattaaatatttatttgtttagtttatAAATCATGATGTCTTAAAGTAACATTACATATGTTCAAAAAGTAACCTggtagaaaaaatattcttttctcattACATACAAATTTGAGCAAATTTAACATTGAGTTTGTGTTAGCTAGTAGACTggagatcagaaagaaaaatgaaaagtaagtCCTGAATTTTTAAGCTATGGGAAAAATTAATCTTCATTATAACTCAGAATGCCACCttatctttgttttgctttgtctttCCTTAAATAACAAGAATGCCAGGACCCAGACTTGCTTCACAATTGGCCGGATGCTTTCACCCTTCATGGTAATAATGCTTCCAAAGTTAAAAATCCATTCTGGAGTCAACTGTCTGCTTCTAACCCATTTTTGGATGACATAACTCAGCTAAGAAATAACaggaagataaataatatttccatCTTAAAGGAagatccttttcttttctttagagaaatagaaaatggaaactcTTTTGATTCCTCTGGTGATGAACTTGATGTGCATCAGTTACTTAGGCAGTCTTCCTCAAGAAAATCCGGAAGATCTAAAAGTGTCTCAGAACTTCTGGACATTTTAGACGACACAGCACATGCCCATCAGAGTATACATAACTCTGACCAGATCCTACCGCACGACTTAGAATGGCTTAAAAATGATCGAGAGGCTTATAAAATGGCTTGGTTAAGTCAACGCCAGCTGGCCCGCTCCTGCCTTGATTTGAATACAATTAGTCAGAGCCCTGGATGGGCCCAGACACAACTTGCCGAGGTCACCATAACTTGCAAAGTAAACCATCAAGGAGGGTCAGTACAATTACCTGAATCAGACATCACTGTTCATGTGCCCCAAGGTCATGTGGCTGTGGGGGAATTCCAAGAGGTGTCTCTAAGGGCTTTCCTTGATCCGCCACACATGCTTAACCATGATCTTTCATGCACCGTGAGCCCGTTGTTGGAAATCATGTTAGGCAACCTCAATACAATGGAAGCCCTTTTGCTGGAGATGAAAATTGGGGCTGAAGTGAGAAAGGATCCTTTCAGCCAAGTCATGACAGAAATGGTGTGTTTACACAGCTTGGGTAAAGAAGGCCCTTTTAAAGTTTTAAGCAACTGCTACGTTTATAAAGACACCATCCAAGTCAAGCTAATTGACTTGAGTCAGGTAATGTATCTAGTGGTTGCTGCACAAGCTAAAGCTCTTCAGTCACCAGCTGCCACCATTTGGGATTATATCCACAAAACCACCTCAGTTGGAATTTATGGACCCAAATATATCCATCCcagttttactgttattttaacaGTTTGTGGACACAGTTATATGCCAGGACAGCTTACAATTTCTGATATTAAGAAGGGTGGAAAAAACATATCTCCAGTTGTGTTTCAGCTCTGGGGGAAGCAGTCATTTTTACTTGACAAGCCACAAgatttaagtatttctgttttttcctgtGATCCTGATTTTGAAGTAAagacagaaggagaaaggaaagaaattaaacaaaagcAGTTGGAAGCAGGTGAAGTAGTTCatcaacaatttttattttctttagttgagCACAGAGAGATGCACTTGTTTGAGTTTTGTGTTCAGGTGGAGCCTCTCAATGGTGAACTAGTTGCACAGTTCTCTATCACTACTCCTGATCCAAACCCAAACCTAAAAAGACTCTCGAATCTGCCAGGCTATTTGCAGAAGAAGGAGGAAATCAAGTCTGCTCCTTTATCACCAAAAATTCTTGTTAAATATCCTACATTTCAAGATAAAACATTGAACTTTACCAACTATGGGGTAACCCTGAAAGCAGTGCTAAGACAAAGCAAGATTGATTACTTCCTTGAATATTTCAAAGGGGACACAATAGCTCTCCTCGGGGAAGGTAAGGTAAAAGCTATTGGTCAGTCCAAAGTGAAAGAATGGTATGTAGGACTCCTCAGAGGTAAGATTGGACTTGTACACTGCAAAAATGTCAAGGTGATTTCAAAGCAACAAGTAATGTTTATGTCAGATAGTGTCTTTACAACCAGAAATCTTCTTGAACAAATTgtcctgcctttaaaaaaattgacttatATCTACTCAGTTGTATTAACCTTGGTGTCAGAAAAAGTTTATGATTGGAAAGTTTTAGCTGATGTCCTGGGTTACTCACATCTGTCCCTGGAAGATTTTGATCAAATTCAAGCAGACAAAGAATCAGAAAAAGTTTCTTATGTTATAAAGAGGTTAAAGGAAGATTGCCACACAGAGAGAAATACAAGGAAGTTTCTGTATGAACTTACTGTGGTGAGTATTGCTTGATCATAGCAATGAATTGCCATCAAGAATTATATTAACTTGACAATATTTATAACCAAACATGTGAgaggagaaatgtttaaaaattcaaCAGTCTTAAATACATTAAGGATACTTTATAGCAAATATAGTTTTTCCTACATGATCATAAAACTGGTTTCTTAAACTTGAGATTCAATTGTGATTTCCCCAAAAAATGGGatcatcttttaaaagaaaattaaaagttctGTTTGTGCTGGGCGTAACAGTTCAGGTACGACTTCTCTTCCTGTCTCAAATATTTAGACAACTCTTAAGATACCAGAGAGGCTCCATAACATGAAAGCAAACTAAAGAAAACTAACTTGGCCATTGTTAGAGATCCACTTTTCAGTgtgtgtgggatttttttttctttctttcctttttttttttttttctgagacaaagtctggcactgttgcccaggctggagtgtagtggcacgatcacaactcactgcagcttcaacctccagggctcaactgCCCAAGTAActcagactacaggcatgtgccgccgtgcctgggtttttgtttttgtttttttttttttttttttttaaggtatgggtgtctcactatgtcacccaagatgctcttgaactcctggcctcaagcaatcttcccaccttggcctcccaaagtgctgaaattatagccatgagccaccacagctggctgtttcttttttttaatgtattaccAATATCCTTTAGCAATTTAATATTCTTATGTATGCAATGCATTACAGCCCAATGATATTAGTAATTCTCATCTTAATCCTCATGTTTTAGTAGGACTCTCAGGGTCAAATTCTTTAGTGTAGTATTCAACCCAGTGGAAGACTCAGTGGAGAATCACAAAGTACTTTTTACCTTTAAAGTAGAAattcaatattttataaaaataaaaaaaatcaagatcatatttctaaaaatggttaagacatgagtataaaaataataatgattgttAATACTTCTCTCGTGCTTATTTAACCATTAACAACTCTATGGGGTAAGTATAGCTAGTATCTTCATCTTATAGATCGAAGAAACCAAGTCTTAGAAAGTTAGGCAATTTGCCCAAGTCCTACAGTTGCCTATTCTTATAGATGGGATTTGAATATTTTTTGGTTTCAAAATCATGCATAAAGCCGCTATGCCTTCATGAAACAAAGTAATGTGTGTATAAAATTGTTTGTATCAGTACTATATTTGTGTAGGTATAtgcattaaatattataattgtgAAAGGCTGGTGCTCTGTAGaaggtaaataaaattatataggcAGGTTCATGCAAAGGAGCAAAGTTTTAATCAAGATgtaaaagaagtagaaaatatttggagGACAAATTTAATCTATGGCATTAACAATGAttcatgtaataaatatatataacattatctCTCTTTCAATATTTTTGATGATTCTACAGTGATACTTACAGGAGTTGAAATTCAAAAGCTCCTATCCAGTTGCTAAGTTGATAGATTTTTTATGGTGTGCTGCGTTCTTACCTACCCTGGGACATTCAGAACTATTGGAGACTGAATGTTAGAAGCTGCTCTACCTGGTGGAAGCTGCATGTGCATTTTGTAATAGCTCATTAACTCTCATAGCTCATATTTAATATTCACCTGCAAAGGTTTGAATTGGAAAATTAACTTCGTTTGTTTTTTTAGTGGCCTAAAAATGTTGTAATGGCCAAAGGTCCTTAATGATGGTCTGAAAGTTCAAGCCTGATTATACCTGTATTTTTTGGGGTATGGTAATTATCAGAGTGCCTCAAGTGACTAATTAGAAAATCTATAGAGAGTCCATTCAAGTGGGGAATTTCTAAGCCTTAGTGGAGGTTTCAGGATTTCTGTATGAAGAGGCTCAGGCCTGGTTCTCTGACTGGCAGGTGATGGAGCATGGGGTATAGAGTTGTCTCTTGAAACTTTATTTGCATagtacaatatacatttttataggtTTGCATATTAATTTGGAGTGGCAGGAAGAGACCCAATAAGCTGAAAAAGATTGTGGGATCCAAACCCTTTAGTCATCTCTCGACGCTGAGACTGGCTGTCCTTATATGCTTGACACTCTCTAAAGCACTTCAGCATCCAATTTGATTTTCACGATAATTATGGAGGTTTAGACAAAGTGGAATTAACactatattgattttaaaaatcattaaatagaGATATTGTGTGATGCATCTAAAGTCTTATACTA
The nucleotide sequence above comes from Symphalangus syndactylus isolate Jambi chromosome 3, NHGRI_mSymSyn1-v2.1_pri, whole genome shotgun sequence. Encoded proteins:
- the MACC1 gene encoding metastasis-associated in colon cancer protein 1, with product MLITERKHFSLGRIAQSRSEANLIDMEAGKLSKSCNITECQDPDLLHNWPDAFTLHGNNASKVKNPFWSQLSASNPFLDDITQLRNNRKINNISILKEDPFLFFREIENGNSFDSSGDELDVHQLLRQSSSRKSGRSKSVSELLDILDDTAHAHQSIHNSDQILPHDLEWLKNDREAYKMAWLSQRQLARSCLDLNTISQSPGWAQTQLAEVTITCKVNHQGGSVQLPESDITVHVPQGHVAVGEFQEVSLRAFLDPPHMLNHDLSCTVSPLLEIMLGNLNTMEALLLEMKIGAEVRKDPFSQVMTEMVCLHSLGKEGPFKVLSNCYVYKDTIQVKLIDLSQVMYLVVAAQAKALQSPAATIWDYIHKTTSVGIYGPKYIHPSFTVILTVCGHSYMPGQLTISDIKKGGKNISPVVFQLWGKQSFLLDKPQDLSISVFSCDPDFEVKTEGERKEIKQKQLEAGEVVHQQFLFSLVEHREMHLFEFCVQVEPLNGELVAQFSITTPDPNPNLKRLSNLPGYLQKKEEIKSAPLSPKILVKYPTFQDKTLNFTNYGVTLKAVLRQSKIDYFLEYFKGDTIALLGEGKVKAIGQSKVKEWYVGLLRGKIGLVHCKNVKVISKQQVMFMSDSVFTTRNLLEQIVLPLKKLTYIYSVVLTLVSEKVYDWKVLADVLGYSHLSLEDFDQIQADKESEKVSYVIKRLKEDCHTERNTRKFLYELTVALLKMDCQALVARLIQEAAILTSAVKLGKGWRELAEKLVRLTKQQMEAYEIPHRGNTGDVAVEMMWKPAYDFLYTWSAHYGNNYRDVLQDLQSALDRMKNPVTKHWRELTGVLILVNSLEVLRVTAFSTSEEV